GGTTGTTGGTTCGCTTGCTTTGCGACTGTATCTTTCGATTACAGAATAGACTATATCTTCATCCATAATTCTATGGAGCCGGGCACTTCGAACAGCATTTGGCTGCCCTACGGGATTCATAGTCATAGTAATTAACCTTAGACCGTATTCCCTAGTCGTTGAACCTTCTCCAGAGTTTCCTCACAGGAGCTTGGCTGCTGATTATCCATTGTTTCATCCTTATCATTTTCAAACCATTACATTGACCGTTTCCAGTTCCGTTGTGGTTGATAAAGCTTTAGGACGTTCCAGCAATTCACCCAGTTATTCTCTAGTTCGTTACCAAACTAGACGCCCTTCTAATCATTATCTCAAAAGTTGTAAAACTCCTTGAGGCATCTGATTTGATTGAGCCAACATTGCTTGTGCTGCTTGAGAAAGAATAGAATTCTTAGTTTGGTTCATCATTTCTTTCGCCATATCGACGTCTCTTACACGAGATTCAGCAGCTGTTAAGTTTTCAGAAGATGTACCAAGATTGTTAATTGTATGTTCTAAACGATTTTGTGCTGCACCAAGAGTTGAACGTTGCTTAGATACTTGTTTAATCGCTGCATCAAGGGATGATGTTAATGCATCTGCTTTTGCTTGTGTATCAACGATTGTATTTGCAGCACCATTTACTAAAGTTCCAATTTCACTACCAGCACTTCCTAGTGTAGTGGAATCCATTTTTGAGAATGAAACTGCTAGTTTTTCGTCGTTAGTTCCATTTGACCCAATAGCAAAACTAGCTGATGAGTTGGCACCAGTTGTTATTGTTAAAGAATTTACGTCAGCAGCTACTTGAGCAGCGGTACCAGCAGAAGCACCAGCAATTTCAATTGAAATACCTAATTCACTAAAATTAAGTGTTGATTTACCATCTGCACCAATAGTAGGCTCAGCTGTAATTGTTTGTGCTACAGAGTCAGAACCACGAGTTAATGTTACCTTACCACCAGTTGCATCAGATAATGTATAAGTGTCTCCACCAAGTGCACCTGAAACATCAATTTTAGAAATTGCAGAAGTAGAAGTCGCTAATGCTTTACCTACTACTGCTGTTCCACCATTTTGAGTAGCAGATAAGTCTCCATTTAATAGTTTTTTACCGTTAAATGTTGTAGTTTTAGAGATGCGGTCAACTTCGCTTTTTAATTGTAATAATTCCTCACCGATTGCCTCACGGTCATCTGTGTTATTTGTATCTGTCGATGCTTGAACAGATAATTCACGCATACGTTGAAGTATATCATGAGTTTCGTTTAATGCACCTTCAGCAGTTTGAATCATCGAGATTCCATCTTGAGCGTTACGTGAAGCCTGATCTAATCCACGGATTTGACCACGCATTTTTTCAGAGATTGCAAGACCAGCAGCATCATCCCCAGCCTTATTAATACGAAGACCAGAAGATAATTTTTCCATTGATTTAGCTTGTGCATTTGAAGCACTGTTCAACTGACGGTGAGTGTTTAATGCAGCAATATTGTGGTTAATACGCATAATAAAATTCCTCCTAGAATTAATTTACTTTAATATTTGGGAAATTCCCTTAAAACTCATATATAATAAACCCTATGGGCTATTACCAAAAATAAATTACTTAAAATCTCAAATAATTTGTTCCTTTGGCTTAACATTAAACAATTCTTCCCGATATATACTAATTTCCCTTGGTGCATCGATAGCAAAACGGAATAATCCAGATTCAGTTTGGAGAATAGTAATTTTTATGTTTTCACCAATTTGAGTTGAAGACTCAATTATTTTAGTTCCTTTTTTAAGATACTTTCTATTAGTACTCTCTTTCACTTTAGAAATCTGAATACTCTCTGGTGCATCAATGACTAGGCGCAGTTTTGAACCAATTTGTAAGACAGTAACCTTGATAACATCATCTATGATCACTGATTGCCCGATTTCTCTGCCTACAATG
The window above is part of the Bacillus sp. SORGH_AS_0510 genome. Proteins encoded here:
- a CDS encoding flagellin; amino-acid sequence: MRINHNIAALNTHRQLNSASNAQAKSMEKLSSGLRINKAGDDAAGLAISEKMRGQIRGLDQASRNAQDGISMIQTAEGALNETHDILQRMRELSVQASTDTNNTDDREAIGEELLQLKSEVDRISKTTTFNGKKLLNGDLSATQNGGTAVVGKALATSTSAISKIDVSGALGGDTYTLSDATGGKVTLTRGSDSVAQTITAEPTIGADGKSTLNFSELGISIEIAGASAGTAAQVAADVNSLTITTGANSSASFAIGSNGTNDEKLAVSFSKMDSTTLGSAGSEIGTLVNGAANTIVDTQAKADALTSSLDAAIKQVSKQRSTLGAAQNRLEHTINNLGTSSENLTAAESRVRDVDMAKEMMNQTKNSILSQAAQAMLAQSNQMPQGVLQLLR
- a CDS encoding carbon storage regulator, producing the protein MLIVGREIGQSVIIDDVIKVTVLQIGSKLRLVIDAPESIQISKVKESTNRKYLKKGTKIIESSTQIGENIKITILQTESGLFRFAIDAPREISIYREELFNVKPKEQII